GCACGCGCCGGGCTTCGCCGCGCCCGCGGCGCTCGATCCCGGGGCCGCGGCGCGGCAGGCGGAGATCATCGCCTACGCGTTGTCCCGCGTCGGTTCCGCCGCCGCGACGCTCACCGAGCGGACCGCGGGGTGAGGGACCGGCACGAAGAAGGTGTGCGCCTGGCGGCCGATGGCGACTTCGCCGGGGCGCGGGCGGTGCGGGAAGAGGTGGTCGCGGCCGCGTCGGGCGCCGAGCGGGCGCAGGCGCTGCTGAACCTCGCGCACGTGGTCGACCTGGCCGGGGAGCGGGAACGCGCGGTGGAGTTGATGACCGAGGCGCTGCCGCCGGCGGACGGGCCGTTGCGGGCGCTGGTGATCGCTTCCCGGGCGGATCTGCTGCCGTCGCTGGACCGGTGGGACGAGGCGTGGCGGGACGTCGAGGCGGCGCTGACCGAAGCCCCGGACCACGTGGCGTTGCACAACAGCAGGCTGGGCTTGCTGATGATGGTCGGACAGCTCGACGAGGCGGTGGACGAGGCCGCGATCGCGATCGACCTGGCCGCCCAGCACGAGCCGGCCTACCTCGAGCACCTGCACGCCTGCCTGGCCCAGACGCTGCTGGGCCGGGCGTGGCTGCACCACGCGGAAACGCGGTTGCCCGAGGCGCTGGCGGATCTCGACCGGACGGCCGCACTCGGCATGGAACCGCTGACCGGCACCATCGCCGCCATGCGCGCGCGGGTGCTCGCCACCGGCGGGCAGTACGCGGAAGCGGCCGTGGCCGCGCGGGAGGCGTTGGCGCACACGCTGGAACCGTCGATGGTCGCGTCGGTGCACGCGACGCTGGCGGAGGTCAGCAGCGGCACCGGGGATCTGGCGGAGGCCACCGAACAGCTGGCGCTGTCGAGGGAGTTGTCCGCCGCGATCGGTGATGCCGGAAGCGAGGCGATCGCGCTGCTCAGCTCGGCTCGGCTGGCGTACCTGGCTTCGGACGTCGAACGGGCGACGGCGTTGTACGACGAGGCCGAAGCGCTTGTCACCGACGACCCGCGGCGGCTCGCGGTGTGCCTGCACGGCCGGGCGGCACTGGCCGTGCTCACCGGCCAGGCGCACGAGGCACTGGGACTGACCGATCGGGCGCTCGCGTTGCTCGGCCCGGCGACTCCGCTGGAACTCATCGCGGTGCACCAGGTTCGTGGCTCGGCGTTCGAGGCGCTGGGTGATTTCGCCGCCGCCGAAGCGTGCTACGCCGAGGCCGCCGACGGTTGCGACGCGGCCGGGTTGTGGCACGTGTCGCTGGGCATGGCGTGGTGGCGCACGGACGCGCTCGTGCGCCGGGCCGCGGCGGTGACCGGCGACGAGCGGCGGGCGATCAGCCTGCGGGCGCTGGATCTCGGCCTGCCCGCCGCGCTGGCGGCGGAGGCCGTGCGGCAGCGCTTCCCGCACGGGCCGCTGCGGGAACGGTGGGTCGCGCTGGCTTCAGCTCCCGCCACGCGTTCGGCGTTGCTGGCGATTCGCGCGGTCGAGGACTCGGCGCTGGCAGTGGAGTACATCGACCACCTCGCGGGCGCGGTTTCCCTGGACAGCCCGGCCGCGGTGGCCCGTGACGAGCTGACTTCGTTCCCGCTGCCGCCCGCCGGTGACTTCGAACTGCCACCGCGGGTGCGCGCCGATCCGGCGGTACCGTCTACTTTGGACGGCTGGATCGACGTCGCCGAGCAGCGGTACGGTTTCGGCGTGCGCTCGGCTTCGGTGGTGCGGTCCTGGTGAGGGTCCAGCTGAAACTGGTCGACGCGGGCGACCTGTACTACTCGTGGCGGTGGGAGCACCAGCCGGACGAGCCGCGCGTGATCGTGGTGCCGCGGGAACTCGTGCAGGACGCGCTGGACGAGTGGGCGGCGGCCGTGCCGTCGCCGCTGCCTGGCGAGAACGCCGGGCAGGCGCTGCGGCGGTCGCTCACCCACGGCCCGCTGGCCGACCGCGATCGGGAGATCGCGCTGTCCACCCGGATGGCCGGGGCGCTGTTCCCGCAGCGACTGGCCGCCGAGCTGAACGCGTTGCTGGAGCAGGGAATCCGGCCGCACCTGCGGGTCCAGCCGTCACCGTCGACGGCGCTGGTGCCGTGGGAGGCGCTGCGCGTCGACGAAGGTGAGCGCACGGTGCACTGCACCGACGTGTCCGTGCTGGCACCCGCGACGGTGGGCAACGCCACCGGTCGCCGGGTGCCCGCGTTCGATCCACAAGGGACGGTCGTCGGCGTGCTGGACCCGAGGGTGCCGGGGTTCGCGGACTCCTCCGCGCTCGGCTCGGTGCTCGGCGAGGTGCCCCCGGAACTGGCGGCGCTGGCCACCGGCGGCGTGCGCCGGGACGACGCCGATCGGGAGTACCTGGAGGAAGCGCTGGCCACCGCGTCGCGGTTCCTGTACGTCGGTCACGTGACCACGGGGGAGCACGGCCTGGACGCGCGGCTGCACCTGTCGTGCACCGCGGCGGCGGCCGGGCGGGCGGAGCCGATCGGCGCGCACCGGCCGCTGACCGCCGCGGACATCGCGCTGGGGCACCGGCCCGGTCCCGCGCGGCCGTGGCGGATTCCCGCGCGCGTGGCGCTGGTGGCGTGCGAAAGCGGTGGGGAGGTCCGGTTCGCCGAGCCGTCCGGCCTGGTGGCGGCGATGGTCCGCGGCGGGGCCGAGCACGTGACCGCCACGCGGTGGATGCTGCCCACCGACGAAGGCCTGCGGCGGCTGGTGCCGGACTTCCCGTCCGAGCCCGTGCTCG
The genomic region above belongs to Amycolatopsis sp. YIM 10 and contains:
- a CDS encoding CHAT domain-containing protein: MRVQLKLVDAGDLYYSWRWEHQPDEPRVIVVPRELVQDALDEWAAAVPSPLPGENAGQALRRSLTHGPLADRDREIALSTRMAGALFPQRLAAELNALLEQGIRPHLRVQPSPSTALVPWEALRVDEGERTVHCTDVSVLAPATVGNATGRRVPAFDPQGTVVGVLDPRVPGFADSSALGSVLGEVPPELAALATGGVRRDDADREYLEEALATASRFLYVGHVTTGEHGLDARLHLSCTAAAAGRAEPIGAHRPLTAADIALGHRPGPARPWRIPARVALVACESGGEVRFAEPSGLVAAMVRGGAEHVTATRWMLPTDEGLRRLVPDFPSEPVLGPAVLAVDAAHRSPDPVRALNDWQRDAATLWETTGEAIYSPLVWAAFSTTWAPPVDGR